In a genomic window of Cytobacillus sp. FSL H8-0458:
- a CDS encoding DUF3147 family protein — protein MFAIVKILISAIIIGIITEFSRRYPQQGGVIAALPIVSLLSILWLYTQGEQMDKISKFAIGVVWGLPGTVVMLLIIGIALKHSIHIFASLGLGIAAWLVLFFAQDLIVKHIGSL, from the coding sequence ATGTTCGCAATAGTTAAAATCCTTATTTCAGCCATTATCATTGGCATTATTACAGAATTCTCCCGAAGATATCCTCAACAAGGTGGAGTCATTGCCGCTTTACCCATTGTCAGCCTTCTAAGTATTTTATGGCTATATACTCAGGGTGAACAAATGGACAAAATAAGTAAGTTTGCTATTGGTGTAGTGTGGGGGCTTCCTGGAACGGTAGTGATGTTGCTAATCATAGGAATAGCATTAAAGCATTCCATTCATATATTTGCTTCATTAGGTCTGGGAATCGCAGCGTGGCTAGTCTTATTTTTTGCTCAAGACCTTATAGTGAAGCATATAGGCAGTTTATAA
- the rpsN gene encoding 30S ribosomal protein S14 — MAKKSKVAKEIKRQELVLKYAELRRELKEKGDYDALRKLPRDSSPTRLKNRCQVTGRPRGYLRKFKMSRIAFREFAHKGQVPGVKKSSW, encoded by the coding sequence TTGGCAAAAAAATCAAAAGTGGCCAAGGAGATTAAACGGCAGGAGCTTGTCTTAAAATATGCTGAATTACGAAGGGAACTCAAGGAGAAGGGTGACTATGATGCGTTAAGGAAGCTTCCAAGAGACTCATCACCGACACGCCTGAAAAATCGCTGCCAGGTGACCGGAAGACCTCGGGGATATCTCCGCAAATTTAAAATGTCCCGGATCGCATTCAGGGAATTTGCTCATAAAGGACAGGTTCCGGGAGTTAAAAAATCAAGCTGGTAA
- a CDS encoding type B 50S ribosomal protein L31, which translates to MKGSIHPDYHKVVFMDSNSGFKFLTGSTKTANETIQWEDGNTYPLIKVEVSSDTHPFYTGVQKFTDRGGRTERFMKRYNMKEK; encoded by the coding sequence ATGAAGGGAAGTATTCATCCGGATTATCATAAAGTGGTATTCATGGATAGTAACAGCGGCTTTAAATTTTTGACAGGATCAACAAAAACAGCAAATGAAACAATACAGTGGGAAGATGGAAACACCTACCCATTGATCAAGGTGGAAGTAAGCTCAGATACACACCCGTTTTACACCGGAGTTCAGAAATTTACTGATCGCGGCGGGCGTACAGAACGATTTATGAAGAGATACAATATGAAAGAAAAGTAA